The genomic interval GAAATCAAGGTAGAAAGAAGAATAAGATTCATCAATACAGTTATTCCCTTGATTCTTATTATACTGAAGTAGAAATTAGTAAATTAAGTCATATGAAGAATAATATTGAAGATTATATCTTTGCTAAAATGCATTATGAAAATGTTTATCACAAAGCGCTCGTGCAAATGAGTTATCTTGAAAAGAACATTTATCGATATTATATTACAGGATATACGATTCAAGAATTAAGTAAGGAATATCAAATACCCAAAAAACAAGTTTATGTAATTATAGCTAAAGCAAAAAAGAAGATTGAACAAAAATTGAATCAATACTAAGTATTGACATTTATCTTTTTATTTGTTAAAGTATTATAAGTTAGATTGTGTATAATAGGTGAAAAATTTTTATGAGAACAAAAATTATTTTAGTATGTACTGAATGTCTCTCGCGAAATTATACCGCTGATAAGAATAAATTAATTTCAACAGAACGTTTAGAAATTAAAAAGTTTTGTAGGCATTGTAATAAACATACCTTACATAAAGAAACTAAGTAGGAGGAACAATTAAAATGAATACTCGTAAAGAAACAATATATGGTATTGTAAAATATGTTTCGGGTCTATTAGGATTTATAGGAATCATTTTAGCAATCTTTACCGTAACAGGTGCTATTGAA from Mycoplasmatota bacterium carries:
- a CDS encoding sigma-70 family RNA polymerase sigma factor; this translates as MRQNDEKSINKALIEYEYIIKIILSKYKIIPKDYDDALQEGRLGLLKAIRAFKDNKGANFTSFASLCIDRQILSFLRNQGRKKNKIHQYSYSLDSYYTEVEISKLSHMKNNIEDYIFAKMHYENVYHKALVQMSYLEKNIYRYYITGYTIQELSKEYQIPKKQVYVIIAKAKKKIEQKLNQY
- the rpmG gene encoding 50S ribosomal protein L33, whose translation is MRTKIILVCTECLSRNYTADKNKLISTERLEIKKFCRHCNKHTLHKETK